One window of Mesorhizobium sp. WSM4904 genomic DNA carries:
- a CDS encoding YgcG family protein gives MRGRCPAGQRGARRNAILNFLGLLLCLLLLPLAALAAELPPLTGRVVDNAGIIDAGTRAALTQKLADFEKKGSDQIVVATIPSLGGEEIEPYANRLFRFWKLGQAKENNGVLLLVAPNDRKMRIEVGYGLEGTLTDLHTKLIIENDMVPAFRAGDFSGGITKAVDDMIMVLEGNPEELEARGKRNEQAPFNSDDLFFAVFITIWVLIFFGSIALTVLPPIFGQKIGPGRYRWLGMTFEPGRRSSSGGGGWSSGGGGWSSGGGGGGGFSGGGGSSGGGGSSGSW, from the coding sequence CTGCCTTCTCCTCCTCCCCCTCGCCGCACTCGCCGCCGAGCTCCCGCCACTCACCGGGCGCGTGGTCGACAATGCCGGAATCATCGATGCCGGCACACGCGCGGCGCTGACGCAAAAGCTCGCCGATTTCGAGAAGAAGGGTTCCGATCAGATCGTCGTCGCCACGATCCCCAGCCTCGGCGGCGAGGAGATCGAGCCTTACGCCAACCGGCTGTTCCGCTTCTGGAAGCTCGGCCAGGCCAAGGAGAACAACGGCGTCCTGCTGCTGGTGGCGCCGAACGACCGCAAGATGCGCATCGAGGTCGGCTATGGGCTCGAAGGCACGCTGACCGACCTGCACACCAAGCTGATCATCGAAAACGACATGGTGCCGGCCTTCCGCGCCGGCGATTTCTCCGGCGGTATCACCAAGGCCGTCGACGACATGATCATGGTGCTCGAGGGCAATCCGGAGGAGCTGGAAGCGCGCGGCAAGCGCAACGAGCAGGCGCCGTTCAACTCCGACGACCTGTTCTTCGCCGTCTTCATCACCATCTGGGTGCTGATCTTCTTCGGCAGCATCGCGCTGACGGTGCTGCCGCCGATCTTCGGCCAGAAGATCGGCCCGGGCCGCTATCGCTGGCTCGGCATGACCTTCGAGCCGGGACGACGATCGTCCTCCGGCGGCGGCGGTTGGTCGTCGGGCGGCGGAGGCTGGTCCTCCGGTGGGGGCGGTGGCGGCGGGTTTTCCGGCGGCGGTGGCTCGTCGGGCGGTGGCGGTTCGTCGGGAAGCTGGTGA
- a CDS encoding TPM domain-containing protein produces MATRPIDPQDHDRIANAIRVAEAKTDGEIYCVVAHASDGYFFAAAFLATIGMLVASLAVAYGLEAWWLTMRLPHFVFAQLLALASVLALLWLWPGLRIHFVPRRLRYRAAHANALRQFLARNVHRTQARTGVLIFVSIAERYAEVVADSGINAKVGQHVWDGVVRDLTRHAGDDRLADGFVKAIESVGAVLAEHFPVTEGDVNELDDHLVEI; encoded by the coding sequence ATGGCAACGCGACCGATCGACCCGCAGGACCATGACCGCATCGCCAATGCGATCCGCGTCGCCGAGGCAAAGACCGACGGTGAAATCTACTGCGTCGTCGCCCATGCCAGCGACGGCTATTTCTTCGCGGCCGCTTTCCTGGCGACGATCGGCATGCTCGTCGCCAGCCTTGCGGTCGCTTACGGGCTGGAGGCGTGGTGGCTGACCATGCGGCTGCCGCATTTCGTTTTCGCCCAGCTGCTGGCGCTGGCGTCCGTGCTTGCCCTGTTGTGGCTTTGGCCAGGCCTGCGTATCCATTTCGTGCCAAGACGGCTGCGCTACCGGGCGGCGCATGCCAATGCGCTGAGGCAGTTTCTCGCCCGCAACGTCCACCGCACCCAGGCGCGGACGGGGGTGCTGATCTTCGTCTCCATCGCCGAGCGCTACGCCGAGGTGGTCGCCGACAGCGGCATCAATGCAAAGGTCGGCCAGCATGTCTGGGACGGTGTGGTGCGGGACCTGACGCGGCACGCCGGCGACGATCGTCTCGCGGACGGGTTCGTCAAGGCGATCGAATCAGTCGGCGCGGTGCTCGCCGAGCATTTCCCGGTTACCGAAGGCGACGTCAACGAGCTCGACGACCACCTCGTCGAGATCTGA
- a CDS encoding GNAT family N-acetyltransferase, protein MNTLTIDIRKADPRDAIAIAEVHQEAWRGAYCGIIPHRTLTAMINRRGPDWWANAIRRAATVLVVEIGGTIAGYATIGKNRAKELRQQGEIYELYLRPEYQGIGLGSRLFKAARTRLADHGLRGLVVWALEDNYNALAFYAGNGGRDIAEGVEVFEQKALKKVAFVWE, encoded by the coding sequence ATGAACACGCTGACGATCGACATCCGGAAAGCCGACCCTCGCGACGCCATCGCCATCGCTGAGGTGCATCAGGAGGCATGGCGCGGCGCCTATTGCGGCATCATCCCGCACCGGACGCTGACGGCCATGATCAACCGCCGCGGCCCCGACTGGTGGGCGAACGCGATTCGCCGCGCGGCCACCGTGCTGGTGGTCGAGATCGGCGGCACGATCGCCGGCTATGCGACGATCGGCAAGAACCGCGCCAAGGAACTGAGGCAGCAGGGCGAGATCTACGAGCTCTACCTGCGCCCGGAATATCAGGGCATCGGGCTCGGCAGCCGGCTGTTCAAGGCGGCGCGCACGCGCCTTGCCGACCACGGCCTCAGGGGCCTGGTGGTGTGGGCGCTGGAAGACAATTACAACGCTTTAGCCTTCTATGCCGGCAATGGCGGCCGCGATATCGCCGAAGGCGTGGAAGTCTTCGAGCAGAAGGCGCTGAAGAAGGTCGCGTTCGTCTGGGAATGA
- the ppa gene encoding inorganic diphosphatase, translating to MRIAAIATGKNPPEDVNVIIEVPIGGEPIKYEMDKEAGTLFVDRFLHTSMRYPGNYGFVPHTLSGDGDPIDVLVCNTRALVPGCVINVRPIGVLIMEDNAGQDEKVIAVPSPKLTLRYENVTEYTHLPEITRHQVQHFFEHYKDLEPGKWVKIEGWHDSKYAKKMIVDAIERAKAAK from the coding sequence ATGCGTATCGCAGCGATTGCCACCGGAAAGAACCCGCCCGAGGACGTCAACGTCATCATCGAGGTGCCGATCGGCGGCGAGCCGATCAAGTACGAGATGGACAAGGAGGCCGGCACGCTGTTCGTCGACCGCTTCCTGCACACCTCCATGCGCTATCCCGGCAATTACGGCTTCGTGCCGCACACGCTGTCGGGCGACGGCGACCCGATCGACGTCCTGGTCTGCAACACGCGCGCGCTGGTGCCGGGCTGCGTCATCAATGTGCGGCCGATCGGCGTGCTGATCATGGAGGACAATGCCGGCCAGGACGAGAAGGTGATCGCGGTGCCGTCGCCGAAGCTGACGCTGCGCTACGAGAACGTCACCGAATACACGCACCTGCCGGAAATCACCCGCCATCAGGTGCAGCACTTCTTCGAGCACTACAAGGATCTCGAACCCGGCAAATGGGTCAAGATCGAGGGCTGGCACGATTCCAAATACGCCAAGAAGATGATCGTCGACGCGATCGAACGGGCGAAAGCGGCGAAGTAG
- a CDS encoding TetR/AcrR family transcriptional regulator, which produces MPSDNKIEASMNDAPAAPAPKAADKILDVARDLFYREGIRAIGVDEIVRRAGVTKPSLYRSFPSKDELAASYLRQYDLEFWQRFDEAVDAHPGNPRAQIIAFLTRVGKRTQKPDYRGCGMTNAAVEYPEHGHPARVVSENNKQELRRRLRAMAATMGAADSDTLGDGLLLLIEGAYISGQLFGLGGPAASVARNADLLIEASLKK; this is translated from the coding sequence ATGCCATCGGACAATAAAATTGAAGCGTCGATGAACGACGCGCCCGCAGCGCCGGCGCCGAAGGCCGCCGACAAGATCCTCGACGTGGCGCGCGACCTGTTCTACCGCGAAGGCATCCGGGCGATCGGCGTCGACGAGATCGTCAGGCGCGCCGGCGTCACCAAGCCCAGCCTCTACCGCAGCTTCCCGTCCAAGGACGAGCTTGCCGCTTCCTATCTGCGCCAATACGACCTCGAATTCTGGCAGCGTTTCGACGAAGCGGTCGATGCGCATCCGGGCAATCCACGCGCCCAGATCATCGCCTTCCTCACCCGCGTCGGCAAGCGCACGCAAAAGCCCGACTATCGCGGCTGCGGGATGACCAATGCGGCGGTCGAATATCCCGAGCATGGTCATCCGGCGCGCGTCGTCAGCGAGAACAACAAGCAGGAACTGCGCCGGCGCCTGCGCGCCATGGCCGCGACGATGGGCGCTGCTGACTCGGACACGCTCGGCGACGGGCTGCTGCTTCTGATCGAGGGCGCCTATATCAGCGGCCAATTGTTCGGCCTCGGCGGACCGGCGGCATCGGTCGCCCGCAACGCCGATCTCCTGATCGAGGCCAGCTTGAAGAAATGA
- a CDS encoding MFS transporter: MIAQSRPFGQRYAFVVVAVIFLCLLIAAGLRSAPSVMMLPLEASFGWRRDVISMAAGVGILLYGLTGPFAAALTERIGLRRTLLAALLIMSGSTALSLLMTEPWHLFITWGVFSGIGSGAVASVLGATIVNRWFKTNRGLMMGLMSASSATGMLVFLPLIASLAQAGGWKPVAIAVAIATAALVPIVFLLIPERPASIGEVRYGADADDVPPVSPASQGNFLTHTLSTLRRAASTRVFWYLFATFFVCGFTTNGLVGTHLIAFCGDMGIGEVQAAGLLSMMGIFDLIGTTLSGWLTDRFDPRKLLGVYYAVRGLSLIYLPYSGFSAVSLIVFAVLYGLDWIATVPPTLRLANEAFGDRSGPIVFGWIVAGHQVGAAAAAAFGGTMRELQGNYELAFMIAGMTGIAAACISLLINTSKPAFEPEPQAA; this comes from the coding sequence ATGATAGCCCAGTCCCGTCCGTTTGGCCAGCGCTACGCCTTCGTCGTCGTTGCGGTCATTTTTCTCTGCCTGCTGATCGCCGCCGGGCTGCGCTCCGCGCCCTCCGTCATGATGCTGCCGCTGGAGGCGAGCTTCGGCTGGCGTCGCGACGTGATCTCGATGGCTGCCGGCGTCGGCATCCTGCTCTACGGGCTGACCGGGCCGTTCGCCGCGGCGCTGACGGAGCGCATCGGGCTGCGCCGCACGCTGCTCGCCGCGCTGCTGATCATGTCGGGCTCGACCGCGCTCAGCCTGCTGATGACCGAGCCCTGGCATCTCTTCATCACCTGGGGCGTATTTTCCGGCATCGGCTCCGGCGCGGTGGCGAGCGTGCTCGGCGCCACGATCGTCAACCGCTGGTTCAAGACCAATCGCGGCCTGATGATGGGCCTGATGTCGGCGTCCAGCGCCACCGGCATGCTGGTGTTCCTGCCGCTGATCGCCTCGCTGGCCCAGGCCGGCGGCTGGAAGCCGGTGGCGATTGCCGTTGCCATTGCAACTGCTGCCCTGGTGCCGATCGTGTTCCTGCTGATCCCGGAGCGCCCGGCCTCGATCGGCGAGGTCCGCTACGGCGCCGACGCGGACGACGTGCCGCCGGTGTCGCCGGCCTCGCAGGGCAATTTCCTGACACACACGCTCTCCACGCTGCGCCGTGCCGCGAGTACGAGAGTGTTCTGGTATCTGTTCGCCACCTTCTTCGTCTGCGGCTTCACCACCAATGGTCTGGTCGGCACGCATCTCATCGCCTTCTGCGGCGACATGGGCATCGGCGAGGTGCAGGCAGCCGGGCTGCTGTCGATGATGGGCATATTCGACCTGATCGGCACGACGCTGTCCGGCTGGCTCACAGACCGCTTCGATCCGCGCAAGCTGCTCGGCGTCTACTACGCCGTACGCGGCCTGTCGCTGATCTACCTGCCTTATTCCGGCTTTTCGGCGGTCAGCCTGATCGTCTTCGCCGTGCTCTACGGGCTCGACTGGATCGCCACCGTGCCGCCGACGCTGAGGCTCGCCAACGAAGCCTTCGGCGACCGCAGCGGACCGATCGTCTTCGGCTGGATCGTCGCCGGTCACCAGGTGGGCGCGGCGGCAGCGGCTGCCTTCGGCGGCACCATGCGCGAACTGCAGGGCAATTACGAGCTCGCCTTCATGATCGCCGGCATGACGGGCATCGCCGCGGCGTGCATCTCGCTGCTGATCAATACGAGCAAGCCGGCTTTCGAGCCGGAGCCACAGGCGGCTTGA
- a CDS encoding alkaline phosphatase has protein sequence MNKLSLTRRAFVTSASAFGLVGASGLALPYYSRANQRPAFTHGVQSGDVDATSGMVWTRTDRPARVMYEVSTTESFADAVRLAPLDTSPASDYTVKRLLTDLAADQDIFYRMTAADLSDVNAVSEPIVGRFRTAPASKRDVRFAWSGDTAGQGWGIDETGMKTYSTIAKHTPDFFLHSGDTIYADGAMKDEVDLPGGGKWKNVVMIDGKRKVAETLDEYRDQWKYNMVDKHVLGLSAICPTFYQWDDHEVLNNWSDSKNLTADDRYKEKSIHVLAARAARAFHEMTTIRYEPSEPGRVYRKIAYGPLLDVFFLDMRSYRGPNGPDLEETLTPKSRMLGEQQTKWLKRELANSKATWKIIAADMPLSLVVWDDAAKKVGFEAVSNHDNGAPKGRELEFADLLRYIKNAGITNTVWLTADVHYTAAHYYNPDKAQFQDFSPFWEFVSGPIHAGTFGPNELDMTFGPELKFIKAPTAEQGQNLPPSAGLQFFGLVDISGATEQLTVRLMDRDDNELYKVTLDPVRSA, from the coding sequence ATGAACAAGCTCTCGTTGACCCGCCGCGCTTTCGTCACCTCAGCCAGCGCCTTTGGCCTCGTCGGCGCCTCCGGCCTCGCGCTGCCTTACTATTCCCGCGCCAATCAGCGGCCGGCTTTCACTCATGGCGTCCAGTCCGGCGATGTCGACGCCACCTCCGGCATGGTCTGGACCCGCACCGACCGCCCGGCGCGCGTGATGTATGAAGTGTCGACGACGGAGAGCTTCGCCGACGCAGTCAGGCTCGCGCCGCTCGATACCTCGCCCGCCAGCGACTACACGGTGAAGCGGCTGCTCACCGACCTCGCCGCCGACCAGGACATCTTCTACCGCATGACTGCGGCCGACCTTTCCGACGTCAACGCCGTCTCCGAGCCGATCGTCGGCCGCTTCCGCACCGCGCCGGCCTCGAAGCGCGACGTGCGCTTCGCCTGGTCGGGCGACACCGCCGGCCAGGGCTGGGGCATCGACGAGACCGGCATGAAGACCTATTCGACCATCGCCAAGCACACGCCGGACTTCTTCCTACATTCGGGCGACACGATCTATGCCGACGGCGCCATGAAGGACGAGGTCGACCTGCCCGGCGGCGGCAAGTGGAAGAACGTCGTCATGATCGACGGCAAGCGCAAGGTCGCCGAGACGCTCGACGAATACCGCGACCAGTGGAAATACAACATGGTGGACAAGCACGTGCTTGGCCTCTCCGCCATCTGCCCGACCTTCTATCAGTGGGACGACCACGAGGTGCTGAACAACTGGTCGGATTCGAAGAACCTGACCGCTGACGACCGCTACAAGGAAAAGTCGATCCACGTGCTGGCCGCACGTGCCGCGCGCGCCTTCCACGAGATGACGACGATCCGCTACGAGCCGTCGGAGCCCGGCCGCGTCTACCGCAAGATCGCTTACGGCCCGCTGCTCGATGTCTTCTTCCTCGACATGCGTTCCTATCGCGGCCCGAACGGCCCGGACCTGGAGGAGACGCTGACGCCGAAGTCGCGCATGCTCGGCGAGCAGCAGACCAAATGGCTGAAGCGCGAGCTGGCGAACTCCAAGGCGACTTGGAAGATCATCGCCGCCGACATGCCGCTCAGCCTCGTCGTCTGGGACGACGCGGCAAAGAAGGTCGGCTTCGAAGCCGTCAGCAATCACGACAATGGCGCCCCGAAGGGCCGCGAGCTCGAATTCGCCGATCTGCTGCGCTACATCAAGAATGCCGGCATCACCAACACGGTGTGGCTCACCGCCGACGTCCATTACACGGCGGCGCACTACTACAACCCGGACAAGGCGCAGTTCCAGGATTTCAGCCCGTTCTGGGAGTTCGTCTCCGGCCCGATCCACGCCGGCACCTTCGGTCCCAACGAGCTCGACATGACCTTCGGTCCGGAGCTGAAGTTCATCAAGGCGCCGACCGCCGAGCAGGGCCAGAACCTGCCGCCTTCGGCCGGGCTGCAGTTCTTCGGGCTGGTCGATATTTCCGGCGCCACAGAGCAGCTCACCGTGCGGCTGATGGATCGCGACGACAACGAACTCTACAAGGTCACGCTCGATCCGGTACGCTCGGCTTAG
- the typA gene encoding translational GTPase TypA, producing MNLRNIAIIAHVDHGKTTLVDQLLKQSGAFRDNQRVAERAMDSNDLEKERGITILAKATSVDWKGTRINIVDTPGHADFGGEVERILSMVDSAIVLVDAAEGPMPQTKFVVGKALKVGLRPIVVINKIDRPDARHIEVVNEVFDLFAALDATDEQLDFPILYGSGRDGWVSENPEGPKDQGLAPLFDLVVKHVPAPTVHPGPFRMIGTILEANPFLGRIITGRIESGSLKPNQAVKVLHHDGTQIETGRISKILAFRGLERQPIEEAQAGDIVAIAGLSKGTVADTFCDPSVTEPLHAQPIDPPTVTMSFLVNDSPLAGTEGDKVTSRVIRDRLLREAEGNVALKIEESAEKDSFFVSGRGELQLAVLIETMRREGFEIAVSRPRVVMQKGDDGQLLEPVEEVVIDVDEEHAGVVVQKMSERKAEMVELRPSGGNRQRLVFHAPTRGLIGYQSELLTDTRGTAVMNRLFYAYEPYKGELPGRTNGVLISNEQGESVAYAMWNLEDRGPMIIDPGVKVYQGMIIGIHSRDNDLEVNVLKGKKLTNIRAAGKDEAVKLTPPVRMTLERALAWIQDDELVEVTPKTIRLRKLYLDPNERKRFEKATKVMGAA from the coding sequence ATGAACCTCCGCAATATCGCGATCATCGCGCATGTCGACCATGGGAAAACCACCCTCGTCGACCAGCTCCTGAAACAGTCCGGCGCCTTCCGCGACAACCAGCGCGTCGCCGAGCGCGCCATGGATTCCAACGACCTCGAAAAGGAACGCGGCATCACCATCCTTGCCAAGGCGACCTCGGTCGACTGGAAGGGCACCCGCATCAACATCGTCGACACGCCCGGACACGCCGATTTCGGCGGCGAGGTCGAGCGCATCCTGTCGATGGTGGATTCGGCGATCGTGCTGGTCGATGCCGCCGAAGGCCCGATGCCGCAGACCAAATTCGTCGTCGGCAAGGCGCTCAAGGTGGGCCTGCGCCCGATCGTCGTCATCAACAAGATCGACCGCCCGGACGCCCGCCACATCGAGGTGGTCAACGAGGTGTTCGACCTCTTCGCCGCGCTCGACGCCACCGACGAGCAGCTCGATTTCCCAATCCTCTACGGTTCCGGCCGCGACGGCTGGGTTTCTGAAAACCCGGAAGGTCCGAAGGATCAGGGTCTGGCGCCGCTCTTCGACCTCGTCGTCAAGCACGTGCCGGCGCCGACGGTGCATCCCGGCCCGTTCCGCATGATCGGCACCATTCTGGAAGCCAACCCGTTCCTCGGCCGCATCATCACCGGTCGCATCGAATCCGGCTCGCTGAAGCCCAACCAGGCGGTCAAGGTGCTGCACCATGACGGCACGCAGATCGAGACCGGACGTATTTCGAAGATCCTTGCCTTCCGCGGCCTCGAGCGCCAGCCGATCGAGGAAGCGCAGGCGGGCGACATCGTGGCGATCGCCGGCCTGTCGAAGGGCACCGTCGCCGACACTTTCTGCGACCCGAGCGTGACCGAGCCGCTGCACGCGCAGCCGATCGATCCGCCGACAGTGACCATGTCCTTCCTCGTCAACGACAGCCCGCTTGCCGGCACCGAAGGCGACAAGGTGACCAGCCGCGTCATCCGCGACCGGCTGCTGCGCGAGGCCGAAGGCAATGTCGCGCTCAAGATCGAGGAATCGGCGGAGAAGGATTCCTTCTTCGTTTCCGGCCGCGGCGAATTGCAGCTTGCGGTGCTGATCGAGACGATGCGCCGCGAAGGCTTCGAGATCGCCGTGTCGCGGCCGCGCGTCGTCATGCAGAAGGGTGACGACGGCCAGCTGCTCGAGCCGGTCGAGGAAGTCGTCATCGACGTCGACGAGGAGCATGCCGGCGTCGTCGTGCAAAAAATGTCGGAGCGCAAGGCAGAGATGGTCGAGCTCCGTCCGTCCGGCGGCAACCGTCAGCGCCTGGTCTTCCATGCGCCCACCCGCGGCCTGATCGGCTACCAGTCGGAGCTGTTGACCGACACGCGCGGCACCGCCGTGATGAACCGGCTGTTCTACGCCTACGAGCCCTATAAGGGCGAATTGCCCGGCCGCACCAACGGCGTGCTGATCTCCAACGAGCAGGGCGAATCGGTCGCGTATGCGATGTGGAACCTGGAGGACCGCGGCCCGATGATCATCGATCCGGGCGTCAAAGTCTATCAGGGCATGATCATCGGCATCCATAGCCGCGACAATGACCTGGAAGTGAACGTGCTGAAGGGCAAGAAGCTCACCAACATCCGCGCCGCCGGCAAGGACGAGGCGGTGAAGCTGACGCCGCCGGTCCGCATGACGCTGGAGCGGGCGCTGGCCTGGATCCAGGACGACGAGCTGGTCGAGGTGACACCGAAGACCATCCGCCTGCGCAAGCTCTATCTCGACCCGAACGAGCGCAAGCGCTTCGAGAAGGCGACCAAGGTGATGGGCGCGGCGTAA
- a CDS encoding DUF1062 domain-containing protein — MSGLLRIRWAIAPKIAPRPLINCNRCRKVKPYQCSGKFRVNANGKRIDAWLIYRCADCDNSWNRTIFERCNRRDIEPALLAALEKNDPSLVRRHAFDAMALRSRIGRIEEFPDVTVRKELLHGGPDCAVALWLELRLEAVTPLRLDRLLAGELGMSRSRLQAWEERQKLSVEPDGAKALRRPARDGTAIRIDLAGEADRDAILSAACG, encoded by the coding sequence ATGTCTGGACTGTTGCGTATCCGCTGGGCGATCGCGCCGAAAATCGCGCCTCGACCTCTCATCAATTGCAACCGCTGCCGCAAGGTAAAACCCTACCAGTGCAGCGGCAAATTCCGCGTCAACGCCAACGGCAAGCGCATCGATGCCTGGCTGATCTACCGCTGCGCGGACTGCGACAATTCCTGGAACCGCACCATTTTTGAGCGCTGCAATCGTCGCGACATCGAACCGGCGCTGCTTGCGGCGCTCGAAAAAAACGATCCATCGCTCGTGCGGCGTCATGCGTTCGATGCCATGGCGTTACGGAGCCGGATCGGACGGATCGAGGAATTTCCAGACGTCACGGTCCGAAAAGAGCTGCTGCACGGCGGGCCAGACTGCGCCGTCGCGCTTTGGCTCGAGCTGCGGCTCGAAGCCGTGACGCCCCTGCGGCTCGACCGGCTGCTTGCCGGCGAGCTCGGCATGTCGCGATCGAGGCTGCAAGCCTGGGAAGAGCGGCAGAAGCTCTCCGTCGAGCCGGATGGCGCCAAAGCCCTGCGCAGGCCGGCGCGCGACGGCACCGCTATCCGCATAGACCTTGCCGGCGAAGCCGATCGCGACGCCATCCTGTCGGCTGCATGCGGATGA
- a CDS encoding peroxidase-related enzyme, with the protein MTDRITALDLVQAELSEATKAYFAKCEEKLGLVPNVLLAYAFDEKKLRAFTDMYNDLMLGESGLSKLEREMIAVVVSSINHCFYCLTAHGAAVRQLSGEPALGEMMVMNFRAAELPPRQRAMLEFAVKLTEEPAKIVEADRAALREAGFTDRDIWDIASTAAFFNMSNRVAAAVDMRPNPEYHAMAR; encoded by the coding sequence ATGACCGACAGAATTACGGCGCTCGACCTGGTCCAGGCGGAGCTCAGCGAGGCGACGAAAGCCTATTTCGCCAAATGCGAGGAGAAGCTCGGCCTCGTTCCCAACGTGCTTCTGGCCTACGCCTTCGACGAGAAGAAGCTGCGCGCCTTCACCGACATGTACAACGATTTGATGCTGGGCGAGTCCGGCCTGTCGAAGCTGGAGCGCGAGATGATCGCGGTGGTCGTGTCCTCGATCAACCATTGCTTCTACTGCCTGACCGCGCATGGCGCGGCGGTGCGCCAGCTGTCGGGCGAGCCCGCGCTGGGCGAGATGATGGTGATGAATTTCCGCGCCGCAGAGCTTCCCCCTCGCCAGCGCGCGATGCTGGAATTCGCGGTCAAGCTGACGGAAGAGCCGGCCAAGATCGTCGAGGCCGACCGCGCCGCCTTGCGTGAAGCCGGTTTCACCGACCGCGACATCTGGGACATCGCATCGACCGCCGCCTTCTTCAACATGTCGAACCGCGTGGCGGCCGCCGTCGACATGCGGCCGAACCCCGAATACCACGCCATGGCGCGGTGA